In bacterium, the genomic stretch TTTCGACACCACGCTGGTCACGGTGACCCGCATCCTGCGCCACCGCCCGATCTCCCTGGGCGGCAAGGACCACAGCAGCCACCGTCTGGTCAAGATGGGGCTCGGACCGGCGGATGCCGTGCTGCTGATCTACAGTTTCTGCAGTTTCGCCGGCTTCTGCGCCCTGTTCCTGACCATGATCGGCTACGACCAGGCCCTGCTGATGCTGGCGTTCCTGGTGCTTTTCATCCTGCTGGTCGGCCTGCGCCTGGGGAGGATCGACGTGGGAGAATAACCCACCCCCCCTTTTCATTTCCCTGTTTTTTCCTTACACTTAATTTGTACTATTTTACCGGTTAAACCGTACCGTCACATTTCCAATCATTGCGGAAAGGTATACTGTTTAAAATGAACGCTCCCAACACCGATCCTGTTGAACAAACAACCGGAATCCCGACAAACGACCAGCTCACCCTTATCCTCGAAAACCTGTTCGAACGTCAGCGCCTGATGGAACTGGCCCACCGCTGCAGCACGCGGGACGATACAGTGGACCTGCGCCAGGCCCGCACGCACGAACTGATCGAAATCCTTCTCAAGGCCTGGGAGGTCGGCCCGCGGCGCAGTTACTCCAGCGTCTGGGGCGCGGTGGACATGGAACTGGCCGGGCGGCTCAAGGGCTACCTCGGCCTGGGTGAGAACAAGCTGCGCGAGATGCTCGCCGCCCTGCAGGGTGAGGGCGCGTTAGACCGCAAGACCTCGGCCTCCCTGCTCTGGGTGCTGTTGCACGAGCGCCACGAGCAATTGCTGGCCGAGTACGAGTCGATCCTCAGCTACCGCTACCGCGACACCGGCAGCGTGTTCATGCCCAAGAGCCTGTACGTGAGCAAGATCGCCGAGTTGAACGACCAGATCGAGCGCATCGGCCGCGAACTGAAAGGCCTGGTGATCCTGCAGACCCAAGAGATCGAGAAAATGAGCCGGCGGCTGGAGGAGATGGAAAAGAAGCGTGAGGGCGGGCTGGTGCCGGGCCGCAGCGAGTCCCTGGAGCGCCGCTTCCAGAATGTCGCCCGCAACGAGGTGCGGGTGGGTGTGTTCGTGGACGTGCAGAACATGTTCTACGCGGCCAAGAAAATCAACGGGGCGCGTCTGGACTACGAGAGCATGCTGGACGCCATTGTCAGCGGGCGGCGGCTGATCAAGGCCCTGGCCTACATCGTGGAATCCGCCGATATCGACCAGTCCGGGTTCATCAGCGTGCTGGAGAAAAAGGGCTACCAGGTGCGGCGCAAGGAGCTCAAGAGCTTCTTCGACGGCACGGCCAAGGGCGACTGGGACATGGGCATCGCCATCGACATCATCGAGATGGCGGCGTTCCTGGACGTGGTGGCCCTGGTCAGCGGGGACGGCGACTTTGTCTCCCTGGTGCGCCTGGTCAAAAAGATCGGCCCCAAGGTGGAGTTGTACGCTTTCGGCCACAACCTGAGCAGCGAGCTGCGCGAAACCGCCGACCAGTTCATCGAGCTGGGGCCCGACCTCCTTCTCAAGAACCACCACCAGACCAACCATACGGCAGACCGTCAGGAGCAGAACGGCCGCGCCGCCGCCACCACCACCACTGAACAGCCCCCGGCGCCCGAGCGCGACGCCTCCGGCGGTCAGTGATGAAGGCCATCATCAGCTCGCTGGTGGCGCGCAACCTGGGTGCGGCCAAGACCATCGCCCAGATCAAACGCATCGAGTACCTGGGCCTGGCCAGCCGGAACGGCCTGGATGCCGCGGTCAGCCCGCACCTGAGCACGGTCAACGCGATCCTGACCGCCACCAAAAGCGAGCGCCTGCTGGCTCTGGCCACCCTGCGCGGCCTGAGCGTGCAGATCATGGAGGTGGCGATCCGGGATGACCTTCCCCTGGTGGGGGCGCCGCTCAAGGCCGCCGACCTTCCCGCCCCCTGCATCGTGGGCGCCGTGGTGCGCGGCGAGCGCGTGTTCATCCCGCACGGCGAGGACAGCCTTGCCCCCGGCGACAGAGTCATTATCTTCACCCTCGCGGTCCATGCCCAGAAAATCAGCCGGTTCTTCCTCTGATCCATCGAGCCGGTCAGCTCATTCCGTCATTCTTTCACACTGTCAGCTCCATCCGGGGGTTCACGCGCCATGCGCCTTACCGCCGCTGTCCCGGCCCTCAACCTGATTCTCTGCCTGCTGTCAAGCGGGGCAACGCAGGCCGCGCAACCCTCGACCGAGGAAATCCCGGCCGCGATGCTCCACCGCGCGCCGCCGCTGCCCGCGCCCTCAGGCGAGGTGGTGCGGGTTACGGATGAGAAAGCCCTGCAGGCCGCGGTCGACAGCCTGAAAAACGGGCAGACAATCCTGCTCGCGCCGGGCGTGTATCGCCTGAGCCGCACCCTGACTTTCGCCGGGCACGACAGCGTGACCTTGCGCGGGGCCAGCGGCGGGCGGGAGGATGTGGTCCTGCGGGGCGAGGGCTTCCCGGCGCGCGGGCAGAAAATCGGCAGCCTGATCCAGGCCTACGACTGCCGGGGACTCACGGTCGCCGACCTCACCCTCACCGGGGCCTGGTGGCACCTGATCCACGTGGCCGGTGAGCGCGGAGCGGTGGGCGCGCTTATCCACAACGTGCATTTCGTTGACAGCAAGGAGCAGTTGTTCAAGGTGAACCCCGGCTATCACCCCACGGTTTTTCCGGACAGCGGCACGGTGGAGTTCTGCCGCTTCGAGTTCACCGGCCGCGCGTCCCAGCGCTACACCGCCGGGGTGGATATCCTGGGCGCGGCCGGCTGGCGCGTGCACGACTGCGATTTCATCCGTATCCGCGGCCCCCAGCCCGACAGCCTGTGCGACGCCGCGGTGATGTTCTGGCAGCAGTGCCGCGACGTTACTGTGGAGCGCTGCTTTTTCTACGAGTGCGATTTCGGTATCTGGATCGGCCTGGATGAGGGTTACAAGGCGGGCAAACGCGAGCCGGGCACGGCTTTCGACATAATCGGGGCGGTGGTGCGCGACAACGTGATCTTCCGCCGGCAGTCCGGTGACACCGGGATCAGTCTGCATCACGCCAAAGATTTCGAGGTGAGCCACAACACGATAATCCTGAACGGCACTTACCCCTGCTGCGTGGAGTACCGTTTTGCCGGCACGCAGGGCCGCCTGAGCGGCAACCTGAGCGATGGCCCGCTCTGCGCCCGCGACAGCGCCGCGGCCGAACTGGAGGACAACGTGGACAGCGCCGGCCCTGACTGGTTCGTGGACCCGGCCGACGGCGACCTGCGCCTGACCACCACAGGTATGTCCGCGCTGCGGCGCTCCGGGCAGGGCGCCCCGGCCGGGGCCCGGCTCGGCGGGCCCAGCTCCGCGGACCCCTGAACCCACTGACTCACCCACCCCCGACCGGGCAGGAAAACGATGAAGCTGCGGGTTGTCCTTCAGGTGATCGGCCTGTTGCAGGTGTTCGTCGGACTGAGCCTGGTTCTGCCCCTGGGTGTGGGACTGTTATTCGGCGAGCCGGCCGCGGCGGACCTGGCCTGGTCCATGCTCCTGACCCTGGGTTTCGGCTGGGCGCTCTGGTATTTCAACCGGGGCCAGGGCGAGATACGGGTGCGCGAGGGTTTCGGCATCGTCACCCTGGGCTGGCTGGTCACCGCGGCCACAGGCACTCTGCCGTTTCTTCTCTCCGGAGCGATCCCCTCTTTCCAGGATGCCTGTTTCGAGGTCCTGAGCGGCTACACCACCACCGGGGCCTCGATCCTGACCGATGTGGAGGCCCTGCCGCAATGCCTTCTGTTCTGGCACAGCCAAACCCAGTGGCTGGGCGGCATGGGGGTCATCGTGCTCTCCATCGCGATCCTGCCGTTCCTGGGCGTGGGCGGGATGCAGCTATTCAAGGCCGAGGTGCCCGGCCCAATCCCCGACCGCCTGAAGCCCCGAATTTCCCAGACCGCCGGCCTGCTCTGGATGGTCTATGTCCTCTTGACCGGCCCTGCAGGTGCTGCTGCTGATGCTGGGCGGCGTGGACCTGCTGGATGCGGTGAACCACGCATTCGCCACCATGGCCACGGGGGGCTTTTCCACCCATAACCTCTCGGTGGGCCATTTCCAGAGCGCCTATGTCCACTACGTGATGGCTGCGTTCATGTTCCTGGCCGGGGTGAATTTCTCGCTCCACTACCGCTGCCTGACCGGCGGCGACCCGCGGGTCTACTGGCGCGACCGCGAGTGGGTGTTCTACGTGCTGATCCTGGGCGGGGCGACAGCCGCGATATACCTGGACAACGCCCTTTCGCTGGCGGAGTTCGGCGAGGTGGCGTTTCGGGAGAGCCCGTTCCAGGTGATCTCGATCACCACCACCACCGGGTTTGCCACGGCGTATTTCGACGCCTGGCGGCCGCTGTCGCGCATGCTGCTGATGGCCCTGATGTTCGTGGGCGGTTGCGCGGGGTCCACCGGAGGCGGGATGAAAGTGATCCGCCTGCTGATGATCCTCAAGGCGGGCAAGGTGGAGATGAAAAAACTCCTGCACCCGCGGGCGGTGTTCCTGGTCAAGGTCAAAAAGATCACCGTGCGGCCTGAGGTGATGCTCAACGTGCTGGGGTTTTTCACCCTCTACATCGCCATTTTCATTTTCAGCTCGTTTGTCATGAGCCTGCTGGGCCTGGACATGGTGACCGCCGCCAGCAGCGTGGCCGCCACGCTGGGCAATATCGGCCCCGGCCTGGGCGCGGTGGGTCCGAGGCTCAACTACTCCACAGTCCCCGCGCTGGTCAAGTGGGTCCTCAGCCTGTGCATGCTGTTCGGGCGGCTGGAGATCTACACGGTGATCCTGCTGCTGTTGCCCGAGTTCTGGAAGAAATACTGAGCGGTCAACCCCTTTTGGATTAATCCCCCCTGGCCCCCCTTTGGAAAAGGGGGGAGCGAATGCCACACACCCCGTCGGCTACGCCGCCACCCCTCTTTTTAGAGGGGAGCAAAAGCACCGCACCCCATCCACCCGCGAAAAACCAGCCGACGTAGGGGCACGCTGCAGCGTGCCCAATACCTACATTTCTATTCCCCTTCCCGCGCCTCTCTCAGCCGCGCCAGAGCGGCGGCCCGAACGGGTATTCCACCCCGCGCTCCTCCAGCAGACGGATCAACCTTGTCAGCGGCAGGCCCATCACGTTGAAATAGCAGCCCTGCACGCTCTCCACCAGCGTGGCACCGTAGCCCTGGATACCGTAGGCCCCGGCCTTGTCCATCGGCTCGCCGGTCGCCACGTAGCGCTCGATTTCCAGATTCGTCAGGCTGCGGAACCGCACCCGCGTGACCTCGCAGGCGCTTGTGGGCGGAGCGCCCTCCGGCCCGGCCAGGGCGATCCCGGTGTACACCAGGTGCTCGGTCCCGGCCAGCGAGGCCACCATGCGGCAAGCCCCCTCGAAATCCTTCGGCTTGCCCAGGATCACCCCGCCGTGGTAGACAATCGTGTCCGCGCCCAGGACCAGGGCCCCGGGGCGCCCGGCGGCCACGGCCACAGCCTTGCGCTCGGCCAGGACTGTCACGTGGGCCGCGGGTTCGCTCGGCGTGTCGTGCTCCTCATCCGCGTGCGAGGGGCAGACCGTGTGCGGGATGCCCACCAGGCGCAGCAGTTCGGTGCGGCGCGGCGAGGCGCTGGCCAGGATCAGGCGCACTGTCCGCCCGTCATTTATCTTTTCGGTCATGGTTGCCTTTTTTGAGAGATGTTGGAGCCGGGAGGGCTCACTTTTCGAGGATCAGGGTCACCGGGCCGTCGTTGACCAGCTCCACCTGCATCATCGCGCCGAAGCGGCCGGTGGCCACGCTCGCGCCTTGCGCCCGCAACTCATCCATGAACCGCTCGAACAGCGGCTCGCTCAGCTCGGGACGCCCGGCCTCGATGAACGAGGGCCGCCGTCCCTTGCGGCAGTCGCCGTAGAGCGTGAACTGGCTGATCACCAGCAGGGCCCCGCCCACCTCGAGCAGCGAGCGGTTCATCTTGTCGTCATCGTCGCGGAACACCCTGAGGCCCACGATCCGGTTGGCCATCCAGGCCAGGTCCCCGGGCGACTCGTCGCCTTTCATGGCGACAAGGAGCATCAATCCCGGGCCAATCTCGCCCGTGACCTGCCCCTCCACCGTGACCGAGGCCCGGCTGACCCGCTGCGCCACCACGCGCATCTTGTCCTTCTCTGTGCGAAGTGATAAGTTGAGAACAGTTTCCGTGCAGTCCGGAGGCGTAATTTGCCACCGCGCCGCCCGCCTGTCAATACTGTCAGGGTGCGGAAAGGTGGCGAGAGCGAGGGAGAGACGCTTGGCTGGAAGACCGGGATACGAGACATTCGAGCACACGGCCGACCTGGGCCTGTACCTCTGGGGCTGCGACCTGAACGAGTTGTTCCGGGTGGGGGCCACGGCGATGCTGGAGATTCTGGCCGAGCCGGGCGCGGCCAAGCCGCTGCAGAGCCGTCGCCTGGAGCTGGCCGCCGAAAGCACGGAGGCGCTCCTCCGCGCCTGGCTGGCCGAGATTCTTTACTACCTGAACACGGAGCGCTGGCTGGCCGCCCGGGTTACGATAAACTCGTTCAGCCCCACGGCCCTGAGCGCCACGCTGGAGGGCGAGCCGCTGGACCTGGCCCGTCACTGCCTGGGCCCGGAGGTGAAAGCTGTCACTTGGCACCGCCTGAAAATCGAGCCGGATGAGAGCGCGCCCTGGCTGCGCGCCACGGTGGTACTGGATATCTGAGCCGTTCAGCTCTCCAGCCCGGCGAAAGCCAGCACCTCGGGCGGCATGTCGGCCGAGCGGGCGAGAAGGCTCTCCAGGCTCTCGGGCTTGGGGCTGGCATACAGGGCCGCCACCAGGACCGTGTCCCCCGGCGCGATCCGCGCGCTCACCGCGGCCTGAGCGGCCCGCGGGTAGAAACTGTTCAGGTCCTCGCGCCCCTCGAACCCGCCCAGGGCGACATGCTCGTTGAACCCGAACGCGGCCCGCGCGAATACAACCTTGCCCTCCTTGTTACGCGCCCACTCCCAGACCTGGCCGCTCTGGGTCTCGGCAGCCTCCTCCAACTCCAGGCCCAGGGAGTAGGTGTGCTCGGCCGCGCTCAGGTAGCCGCGCCCGCCCGCATAGTGCACCCGGTGGGCGCGCCACTCCAGCTCGCCCTCCAGCCAGAGCAGGCTCTCAACACTAAGCTTGGCCTCGCCCGCCTCGCAGCTCCAGCTCCAGCGCAGGCCCTTGCCCCCGGCCAGCACCTCGCCCGTGAAACCGCTCTGACGGCGCCCATAGGCCCCCGCCTCGCCGCTGAAAGTGAGCATGCAGTCCGGGGCCACGCGCTCCCCAACCATGCCGACATTCCAGGGGAAATGCGAGGACCAGCCGAAATTGTAGTACTTGTTCTCGTAGTGCTGGTCGCAGCGGGCGGCCCAGAGACGCACCTGGCCCGACTCCCGGCTGCCGTCAAGAAGAAGCCCGGCCGGGGCGATCTCACGCCGGAAATCCCCCTGCTCCACCGGCAGCGGCGCCTCGGGTGCGCTCCAGAACGGGTCATCCGGCCCCAGGCTCATGGCATAGAACGCCTGCATGCCCCAGTAGGGGTGGCCGTGGTTGATATAGCTTTCGCAGATGTCGTGATTGGAATGCGGGGTGAGGCTTTCGCGCAGCTTGCCGTTTTCGCTGTCCCAGGCCCCGGCCTCCCAGAGGAAAGCCAGGTTCCGGTTGCAGATACGCCGCAGCAGCCCTGTCGATAGAGGCCAGAGGCCCAGGCCGTGGGCCAGGGTGAGCGGGGTGAGCACGGCCCAGCGGTAGGCCAGCGAGCGCCCCATGAGCACATGGCTGCCGTTGCCGCCGAAAAAGTACGGGGTGCTCTCCAGGAACTGGGCCAGGCGTTCACGGTAGCGCGCGCGAATGTCCGGGAACCTCTCTCCCACCAGGGCATCCAGGTACAGGCTGTGCGAGGCGAAAACCCAGAAATTGTAGTAGTCGTAGGCCTCGCCGTGGCTGCTGTCGCTGTACCAGCCCGCGCCGCGGTACATGCTGTCGATAGCCGCCAGGTCCTCGCGCATCGGGGCCTCATCCCCGGAGAACTCGCTCCAGCGCTCGCTCAGGGCGATCCGCGCCGCCTGGTTGACCGCGCTGAACAGGGCCCAGTTGTTCGTGCGGGTGGGCACCACGGTGCAACTGGCCAGCCAGTTATGGATGTTTTTCCGTTGGGACAGGCTGAACCGCTCCAGCACTTTGTCCCGGGCCAGCCAGAGGCTCCAGGCCACAATGGAGCTTTCCACCTGGCGCTGGTTCCAGTCCTTGGTGGAGGGGTACTCCCAGAAATCCTTACTCGTGGGGTCGGTGGCCGCGCCGAGCGCCCGGACAAACACCTCCTCCAACTCCCATCTTTTCCCCTCCACCTCCAGAGAGGCCCCGCCCTGGGGCGCGACAATCCGGGCGGCCAGGGCCGGCAGCATGCGGGTGACCGAGTCGCAGGTGAGCCCGCGCGCGGTGACAAAATTGTTCAGGTGCGTGCCCTGGGGGTACTCGCAGACCGCGAAGGTGTCGCTGGTCTTGAGGGCATTGGAGATAAACCCGCGGGTGATTGTCTCGAACACGCCGTTCCAGTAGTCGTAGCCCAGGCCGGAGGGGGCGAACGCGGCTGCGGCCGTGCTGTCGGCCGGGACAGGCGGGACAGAGGCGCCGCCGGGTGCGCCGCGCCCGCAGGCCAGAAAACCCAGCGCACCGCCGGCGGTGGCGCCCAGGAACTCGCGTCGATTCATATCGGTTCGGGCTGTCATCGAGGGCTCTCTGAACATTTTTTAAAGAAATATTGTCCTTTCGGTCTTGCCCGAAAGGACCAAAGGGCGTGGGGGCCGCGAACTCGTCCCGGCCACATCTCCCCTTCAATCTGTAGTGTTCGCGGCTCTTTGATTCCGCTCCCGTGTTGCAGCGGCGGCGCTGACGCGAATCGCCGCCGCACCTTGCGGCTTTTTCAAACCATTTTGTTTCGCAAGCTTTTACGCGCTGCCCCGGCGGGAGGCTCAGACAGGCGCGGCCCCCGAAACAGGCGGCCTGGAAGCCGCTGGAAGGTCACAAAGACTGTTTAACCTAACCACATTATTATCACACGAGTCCTATTCACAAGCTCCAACAAGGCGAATCCCCCTCGATCCCCCTTTGGGAAAGGGGGAGGCCAGGGCCCGGCCGGGCTCAAATCCCCTCGCTCAGCTTGCGCAGGCGCTCGATGTCCATGCCGGGGCGGTAGACCTGGCTGACCACATTTTCGGCAAAGGCGTTCTCGGCCGCCCGCACCCAGTCGCGCACTTCCTCGCCCCGCTCGACAAGCTTCTTCACCTCCTCGGCCAGTTGCGGGTTGCCGCAACCCTCGGCGGCGCGCAGCGTGCTCTCGGTGAACTTGCGGAACAGGGGAAGGTCGCGGTCCTCGGTCTTGACGTGGCTCATCATGTAGAACAGCTCGTTGACCAGCACCTGGTACTTTTTCTTGCGCTCGGCGTTGAAATCCAGCTTGGCCAGGCCGAGGATGCGCTGGACCAGGCCCTCCAGGGCCACGTAGACCCGTCCCCTCACCACCAGGATCTTGTACTCCAGCGACAGCGGGTCGTCGTATTTCTGCAGCTCCTGGCAGAACCCGATCAGGGTCTTGTCGGCGTTGGTCTGACTGCGGGCTAGGTCGGCGCTGCGTTTCTGCTTCAGGTAGTTGGCGTTGTACTCGTTCACGCAGTTGCGCACGCTTTCCACCGAGGGCGCGATGCGCTTGACCGCCTCGATCTCCTTGCCGAACACCGACTTGTTCTTGTTCAGGTCCTTGATCATCTCGAGCAGCTCGCCCACCACCGAGCCGATCACCCGCAGGATGTCGTCCAGGCGCTCGGGGTCGAAGGTGATGCTGTTTTCCTTGTCCGGGACGAAGAAGGCGTGGAGCTGGCCCAGGGCGCCCGAGATTTTCTGGGTCATGCGCTCGGCGAACTCCTCGAACATGGTCTTCTCGGGCACGTGCTGCTTGGAGGCGGTCAGCTTTTCGCGGAACTGCTCGCCGCGGCCCACCAGGTGGTCGGCCAGCTGGTCGGCGATGGAGATCACGGCGTGCAGCATCTTGGGCACGTCGTTGAGCGTGATCAGCGGCACGTCCATCTTGCCGAACACCGAGGCGCTGATCTTCTCCTCGCCCTCGGGCTTCCAGACCGTGTATTCCTCGCCGCTCTCGACCACGGTGGGGGCTTTCTTGAGCGTGCCGGCGATGTTCTGCAGCGGGATGATCAGCTTGCGGTCGAGCAGCTCGCGGGCCAGCACGTTGAGGTAGATGCGCAGGTCGTTGGGGTGCTGGCAGCTCTGGATGACGAGCTGGCTGCGCTTCAGGCGGTTGATCTCGGCCAGGGCGGCGCTGATGTTCATGCTCATGGCGTCGCGCAGGCCGGTCGGAATTTTCGGGCTTTCCAGCTTGATCCCGCGCGAGTTGCGCGCCAGGGTGTTGATCACGGCCTCGATGTGCTCGACAATCTTCTTGGTTGCCTCGATCTGCTCCACCTTGACCAGCCCGGCCCGGCTGCTCAGCTGTTTCTGGGCGATCAGCTCGATCAGGCCCTGCAGGGTGACCACATAGGTGCTGTTCAGGGTGACCAGGATCGAGTGTATCTCGTAGAGCGGGACCTCCACGTTCTCCTTTTCCACCTCCACCTGTTCCTCGATGACCT encodes the following:
- a CDS encoding NYN domain-containing protein, whose protein sequence is MNAPNTDPVEQTTGIPTNDQLTLILENLFERQRLMELAHRCSTRDDTVDLRQARTHELIEILLKAWEVGPRRSYSSVWGAVDMELAGRLKGYLGLGENKLREMLAALQGEGALDRKTSASLLWVLLHERHEQLLAEYESILSYRYRDTGSVFMPKSLYVSKIAELNDQIERIGRELKGLVILQTQEIEKMSRRLEEMEKKREGGLVPGRSESLERRFQNVARNEVRVGVFVDVQNMFYAAKKINGARLDYESMLDAIVSGRRLIKALAYIVESADIDQSGFISVLEKKGYQVRRKELKSFFDGTAKGDWDMGIAIDIIEMAAFLDVVALVSGDGDFVSLVRLVKKIGPKVELYAFGHNLSSELRETADQFIELGPDLLLKNHHQTNHTADRQEQNGRAAATTTTEQPPAPERDASGGQ
- a CDS encoding Maf family protein yields the protein MTEKINDGRTVRLILASASPRRTELLRLVGIPHTVCPSHADEEHDTPSEPAAHVTVLAERKAVAVAAGRPGALVLGADTIVYHGGVILGKPKDFEGACRMVASLAGTEHLVYTGIALAGPEGAPPTSACEVTRVRFRSLTNLEIERYVATGEPMDKAGAYGIQGYGATLVESVQGCYFNVMGLPLTRLIRLLEERGVEYPFGPPLWRG
- the dtd gene encoding D-tyrosyl-tRNA(Tyr) deacylase, whose product is MRVVAQRVSRASVTVEGQVTGEIGPGLMLLVAMKGDESPGDLAWMANRIVGLRVFRDDDDKMNRSLLEVGGALLVISQFTLYGDCRKGRRPSFIEAGRPELSEPLFERFMDELRAQGASVATGRFGAMMQVELVNDGPVTLILEK
- a CDS encoding archease; its protein translation is MAGRPGYETFEHTADLGLYLWGCDLNELFRVGATAMLEILAEPGAAKPLQSRRLELAAESTEALLRAWLAEILYYLNTERWLAARVTINSFSPTALSATLEGEPLDLARHCLGPEVKAVTWHRLKIEPDESAPWLRATVVLDI
- a CDS encoding DUF2264 domain-containing protein encodes the protein MTARTDMNRREFLGATAGGALGFLACGRGAPGGASVPPVPADSTAAAAFAPSGLGYDYWNGVFETITRGFISNALKTSDTFAVCEYPQGTHLNNFVTARGLTCDSVTRMLPALAARIVAPQGGASLEVEGKRWELEEVFVRALGAATDPTSKDFWEYPSTKDWNQRQVESSIVAWSLWLARDKVLERFSLSQRKNIHNWLASCTVVPTRTNNWALFSAVNQAARIALSERWSEFSGDEAPMREDLAAIDSMYRGAGWYSDSSHGEAYDYYNFWVFASHSLYLDALVGERFPDIRARYRERLAQFLESTPYFFGGNGSHVLMGRSLAYRWAVLTPLTLAHGLGLWPLSTGLLRRICNRNLAFLWEAGAWDSENGKLRESLTPHSNHDICESYINHGHPYWGMQAFYAMSLGPDDPFWSAPEAPLPVEQGDFRREIAPAGLLLDGSRESGQVRLWAARCDQHYENKYYNFGWSSHFPWNVGMVGERVAPDCMLTFSGEAGAYGRRQSGFTGEVLAGGKGLRWSWSCEAGEAKLSVESLLWLEGELEWRAHRVHYAGGRGYLSAAEHTYSLGLELEEAAETQSGQVWEWARNKEGKVVFARAAFGFNEHVALGGFEGREDLNSFYPRAAQAAVSARIAPGDTVLVAALYASPKPESLESLLARSADMPPEVLAFAGLES